The sequence TACCACAAAATGATTTGTACTATTAAATAAGCATGAGAATTATACAATCACATCAAAACAAAATGATTAAATTCCTATGCAAATTCTCCGTCAGGTGGCGGATTACCTTGAAAAATATTAAATCATAAACACATGAAAAACCATAAAAGTGTTGGTAAAAAGATAAAAGAGTATCGCGAGTTCAGACAGATTTCGCGTTCAGATTTAGCATTACAAGCAAATCTTGATGAGGTACAATTGCAATTGATTGAAGAAAAAGGGAATGTGCCATCGTTAGGTGTTTTAATAAAGATATCGCGGGCTCTGGGAGTTCGTATCGGTACTTTTCTTGACGATCAGGAGACCGTTGGACCAGCTCTGGTAAATGCAGGGCAGGCAGAAGAAAGCCTGAGTTTTTCTACAACCGACGAAAGCAGTCGCGAGCACCTGAACTTTTTTTCGCTGGCACAAGCCAAATCCGGAAGACACATGGAACCTTTTTTGGTTGAAATAGAACCGGCAGAGGAGTCGGATTACAAATTATCGTCGCACGAGGGAGAAGAGTTTATATACGTATTAGAGGGAAGTATAGAAATAAATTACGGGAAAGAAGTGTACGTTCTGAAAAAAGGAGATACCATTTATCTTGATTCGGTAGTTTCGCACAATATTCATGCAGCAGGAGATCAGGGAGCAAAAATGCTTGCAGTAATTTACACGCCTATCTAATAAAAAAATGTTTTTATGCAGCTAATCGACTATACATTAGGAAGTATTCTTGAAAAATGGGCCTTCGAAACACCCGATAAAGATTTTATCGTTTATCCCGATCGTGACCTTCGGTTTACTTACAAAGAATTTAATGAGCGGGTTGACAGGTTGGCGAAAGGCCTGTTATACATCGGAATTAAGCCGGGCGATAAAGTAGGAATTTGGGCAAAGAATGTCCCTGACTGGACTACTCTGATGTTTGCGACTGCTAAAATTGGGGCTGTTTTAGTTACTGTTAACACGAATTATAAGTTGACAGAAGTAGGATACCTGTTAAAGAATGCCGATATAAATACACTTTTTATTGTTGATGGTTATCGCGATAGCGACTACGTTGAAATGCTGTTTGAACTGGTGCCGGAATTAAAAACCCAGGCCCGTGGAAAGCTGACATCGGATGAATTCCCGAAACTTAAAAGTGTAGGTTTTATTGGTCAGCAAAAACATCGTGGAATGTATAACACCGACGAGTTAATACTTTTGGGAGATCATATTGATGACCTGGAACTGGAAAGTGTTAAGGTGGCGGTAAATTGTCATGATGTTGTAAATATGCAGTACACATCGGGTACAACAGGTTTCCCCAAAGGAGTAATGCTTACCCACCATAATATCCTAAACAATGGATTTGCGACCGGCGAGTGTATGAAATATACAGAAGACGACCGTTTGCTGGTTTGTGTTCCACTCTTTCACTGCTTTGGATGTGTGCTTGCTGTGTGTGCAATTGTAACACACGGAGCCACCATGGTATTTACTGAAGATTTTGATCCGTTGCTTGTACTGGCATCAGTTCAGAAAGAAAAGTGTACGGCCTTATATGGCGTTCCTACTATGTTCATCGCCGAGCTGAATCATCCTATGTTTGATATGTTCGATCTTTCCTCATTGCGTACAGGAATCATGGCCGGAGCCCTTTGTCCGATTGAAACCATGCGCCAGGTTATGGATAAAATGAACATGAAAGACATTATAATTGTATACGGCCTCACTGAGAGTTCGCCCGGAATGACGGCTACACGCACGCACAATTCGGTTGAGGTTCGTGCCACAACAGTGGGGTTTGAGTTTCCAAATGTTGAGGTAAAGATTGTAAATCCTGAAACCGGTGAAGAATGTTCTGCAGAAGAACAGGGTGAAATTTGTTGCCGTGGTTACAATGTAATGAAAGGGTATTACAATAATCCGGAAGAGACTGCAAAAGCCATTGATAAGGATGGTTGGTTGCATTCAGGTGATTTGGCAGTAAAAACAAAAGATGGTTTTTACCGAATTACCGGACGTATTAAAGATATGATCGTTCGCGGAGGAGAAAACATTTACCCCCGCGAAATAGAAAACTACCTGTATCAATTGCCGCAAATCGAGGCAGTAGAAGTTGCGGGAGTACCAAGTCCGAAATATGGCGAGGCAGTTGGCGCATTTATTAAACTGAAACAGGGCGAATCTCTTACCGAGGAAGAAGTGGTTGATTTTTGCAGAGGTAAAATTGCACGATTTAAAATACCAAAATACATTTTCTTTGTTGATGGATTTCCGATGACTGCCAGCGGTAAAATTCAGAAATACAAACTCAGCGAAATGTCGGTTGCTCTTTGTAAAGAGCAAGGAGTTGAGATTGTTTAAAACAGAACATAGGCTACTTCTATACGTATTTGTTTGTTGATAGAAATAATTGAACACAAAAGGCATTTTTTTATCAAGTTTCATATTGAAAGGGAAAGCGTATAAACACTTTCAGTTTTCATCCCCCTGAATAACTCAGTTAAGGTTTCTTTGTATTTATTAAAGATTACTGAATAACAGTAAATCATTGAATTTGCAATTTGCCAGAAGCATGATGTTTGTCATGTTTTGGGCATCTAAAAAGCGCAATTTTCGCGGCAGTTCAGAAAAGCAGTTTTTTTATGAGTATTAATTACCACTACGAAGGGTAATTGATTAGACAGCACAGAGTTTTTTGAAGCCATTTGCAAAACGCAAGTGGCTTTTTTATTGTTGTTACAACTAATCTGTAGTCCGGTTCCGCTTTTTCAATGAGGTTATATTATATTTGTGCATCTAAAAAAACGCAGACAATCATGGCAAAATACAAACGCATTCTGTTAAAATTAAGCGGCGAATCGCTCATGGGAGACCAACAATACGGTATCGATCAGAACCGACTGGCTGATTATGCCGAAGAAATAGCATCGATTGTAAAATCGGGTGTGCAAGTAGGTATCGTAATTGGCGGAGGTAATATTTTTCGCGGGTTAAGTGGGGCTGCCAAAGGTTTTGACCGTGTAAAAGGTGATCAAATGGGGATGCTGGCCACAGTTATAAACAGTCTGGCTTTAAATTCTGCCCTGGTTAATCAAGGTTTAAAATCAAAGGTACTCACAGCAATCAGGATGGAACCTGTTGGCGAATATTATTCAAAAGATAGGGCTATTGAGGCATTGCAAAACGGCGAAGTAGTAATAATCTCCGGCGGAACAGGTAATCCTTATTTCACTACTGATACCGCAAGTGCTTTGCGTGGAATTGAAATTGAAGCAGACATCATGTTTAAAGGAACCCGTGTTGATGGTATTTATACGGCCGACCCGGAAAAGGATAAGACAGCAACGAAGTTTGAAAAAATCAGTTTCGATGAAATTTATAACAGGAACCTCCGTATAATGGATCTCACCGCTACAACATTGTGCAAAGAGAATAATCTTCCGATTTATGTTTTTAATATGGATCAAAAAGGTAATTTACAGAGAGTTATGAGCGGAGAGGACATCGGAACACTCGTTTATATTTAGCCTTTGGTTATTTTAAACAGGAATAAATTATTTAAAAAATTTTTGGGAATTTATATTTTTTCTATATTTGCTAACATTCCACAGTTGGAAACTCAGTGTTTTAACCAATGCAAGAAGAAGTAGATTTCGTTTTAGACATTTGTAAAGAAAAGATGGAGGCTGCTATTGCGCACCTCGAGAAGGAATTGGTTCACATTAGAGCGGGGAAAGCCTCACCAACCATGTTGGATGGAGTTCATGTAGAATATTATGGTAGTCAAACGCCGCTGAATCAGGTTTCTAACGTAAGTACGCCTGATGCACGAACAATTGCTGTTCAGCCCTGGGAAAAGAATTTGATCCCGGAAATTGAAAAGGCAATTATTAACGCAAATCTGGGATTAAACCCGGATAACAATGGTGAGATTATCCGAATTAATATTCCTGTATTGACTGAAGAACGAAGAAAGAGCTTGGTAAAACAAGCCCATCAGGAAGGAGAGAACGCAAAAGTAAGCGTTCGTGGAGCACGAAAAGAGTCGAATGATAGCCTTAAGAAACTTCAAAAAGAAGGCTTGTCGGAGGATATCGAGAAAGACGCGGAAGCTGAAGTGCAAAAAATGACTGATGATTACGGTAAGAAGATCGACGCCTTGGTGAAAGCCAAGGAAGAAGATATAATGACTATTTAATTGTTTCTAGTTTTCTGTTTTCTGAACATTGTTTAATTGTTTTCATGGCTTTGAGGCAGCTTTGTAGAAGCTGCCTTTTTTTTGCCCTGATTTTTCCTTTTACTTCTTTCTGAAATAGTAACTTTTTCGCTCTGAACAAATGTCGTAGGTATAAATTTCTGACGATTTGGAATGAAACACCGAAAGTAATCCGATATCTCCTGCACAAAACAAACTATGGATACACATTACCAGCGCAAATGCATAAAATGCAGGTTGCTGAAAAAATATTACAACTCCACAAAGTGTAATTAGCTTTACCACAACCAGTGGCGCTAATGCTATCAATGTAAATTGTCGTCGGTTTAATACAAATCGGTCGGCCTCGGCGAAAAACATAAATTTTTTGAAATAAGCCCCATAATTCACTTTTGGTGCACCGCTTAATTTTATAACGATTCCGTGAATGAGTTCATGGATAACAATGAGTACAGAAAGACAAAACACAATCGTTGCCAGGCTGTACCAAAGAGGTTGACAGATGCCGTTGAAACAAAGAACAATAGTTCTGGTTAGTAGAAAAAGTCCGATTAAAATCATCGCTATTTGGTAACACATATAGCTTGTAACCAGCCAGCCACCTTTTCCCAATTGTTCAATTACAAAGGTTTTTACCTCACGGTGCTCCAACTCTGCAAACAATTCGTACTCATCGCTGGAGTTCAATTCTTCAATTGATGGATTACTCCTGCTCATAGCGAATGATATGGTAAAGATCTTTTAGATTAAATAGTTTGAAAAGAATAGCTAAAATCACGGATCCGGTCAACATCATTAGATAACCGTAAAACCAATTATCGATTTGTTTTGACAGAAAGCCGGCAAGAATAACAACACCTGTAAATAATAACAGCTGAATGATATAAGTGATTTTAGGTCGCAAATTGAAAACAATCATAGCCAGAACGAATTGTGCCAGTCCTGTAAACAGTTGGGTTGCTAAACTGGCATAAGCAGAGCCATATGCCATAAATTTAGGGATAAGCATAAGGTTAAGCACAACATTCAATACCATTCCACAAAAAGCCATAATGTTGAGCTGTTTCATGCTACCGTTCGCGGTAAGTAGAGTGCCGAATATATAGGTAAATGCAATACCAATAAAACCTGTCATTAGTATGCCCAGAATGCCCGATGAGTGTTCTGTACTCGAAGTATATAAAGTCGCCATGATCTCGGTATCGTAGAAAATACACGAAATAGCAATGATTATTGCCGGAACAATTAAAAGGGTGAACGAAAGTTGTACCATTTGCCCGACACGTTCCTTTTGTTTCAGCATTTTGGCGAAAATCGGTAGCAATAATCCGGCAAAGAGTAATCCAAACATCGAAACGGCATCCAGCAAACGAAATGAGTGGGCATAAATACCGGCCTGCTCTTTTCCAACTGGGTGAGGGAGCAAACGTTCAAGCATTACAGAATCAATTCGGTTGTAAAACGACATCAGCAAAATAAGCAGTGCATAGGGGTACGATTTCTTTAAAAATACCCGAAAGAAAGAAAGGTCGAACCGCACTTTTATACGCCCCGATTTTGCAAGCACGACAATAAAAGTAGTTAATGCAGTCAGCACGTAAGCAATGGTTTGAACATAAACATACCAATTGATTGAAAACCGGATGTTTGTCCAGGAAGTAAACAGTAGAATGCTACAAATAACGAGCATAATACTTCGGTCTAAAACCGATATCAAACTATCGGTGCGGAAGAGGTGCAAAGCACTTAAATTAGACCTTAGGTACAGTGTGAATGAAATCAGGAACTGGTTAAAGATTAAAAAGAAAAGCAGGTGAAACTGGATCTTGTTGTACCCGATAATAGCCGCAATTCCTAAACTGAAAATGGCATAAACAAAAGCCAAAAGAAGCTTCAATCCGATGATATTGGAAAGATGCTTAGGCAGCAAAAAGTTATGTTGTGCAATGTTGCGATTGTTGTAATTGGTAATTCCAACATCGAGCAAAATATTAAGCAACATGGAGAAGTTGAATAATGCAAAATAAAGACCGAAAGTTTCATCGCCAACGGTGTTTTGAACTGTCCTGTCAATCCCAAAAATCCAGATTGGTTTTATCAGCAGATTCAGGAAAAGTAATAATATTAGGTTGGTTACAAATTTACGTTTCAAAACACCTTGCTTCTTGAATTGTACCTAGAATTTGAACGCTTAAAAGTAACAAATATTTGATCAGACTTTGTACATTTACGAAAAATCGACAGCACTTATGGTTATTGCCGTAAATACTCGTTTGTTATTAAAAGGGAAGCTTGAAGGAATAGGTTGGTTTACTTATGAAACGCTAAAACGGATGACGATTAATCATCCCGAGCATGAGTTTATTTTTATATTCGACAGGCCGTATAGCAAAGATTATGTTTTTGCCGAGAATGTTACTCCGGTTGTTGTTGGGCCACCAACGCGTCACCCGGTGTTGTGGTATCTGTGGTTTGAATACCAGATACCAAAGATTCTAAAGAAATACAAAGCGGATCTTTTTCTATCGCCCGACGGTTATCTCTCGCAGCGTACCAAAGTACCACAGCTTGGAGTTATTCACGATATTAACTTTGTACATCGACCGGATGATCTTCCCTGGTTAAAAGCGAAATATTACAACCATTATTTCCCGCGATTTGCTCAATTGGCAAAACGAATTGCAACGGTTTCGTTTTACTCAAAAGAAGATATTACCCGTTCGTTTAAAGTTGATTACGACAAAATTGATGTGGTGTACGATGGAATAAACCAGATTTTTGAGCCCATTTCAGACGAAGAAAAAGTGAAAGTACGTTCTATGTTTACAAAGGGAGCTGAATATTTCTTGTTTGTGGGCGCCTTACATCCACGCAAAAATGTCTGTGGATTGTTAAAAGCTTTTGATGCGTTTAAAAGTGTGTATAACGATGAAACAAAACTGGTGGTTGTTGGGGGCGAAATGCATAAAACAGGTGAAATTTTTGAAACCTTTGAAAATATGCGACATAAAGATGATGTAGTGTTTACAGGTCGTGTTTCAACGGCTGACCTGCATGATATTTTTGGGGCAGCATTGGCGCTTACATTTGTTCCGTTCTTCGAAGGTTTTGGCATCCCGATCGTTGAGGCGATGAGCGCTGGAATCCCGGTAATATGTTCCAATACCACATCTATTCCTGAAGTTGGAGGTAACGCAGTTCTTTACGCTGATCCGTTGAAGATCGATCAGATTACTGATGCAATGATTAGGATTAGAAAGGACGATGCTTTACGTGGCAAACTCGTGGAAAAAGGTTTTATCCAGAAAAATAAATTTAGTTGGGATGAAACGGCACGCTTGCTTTGGATGAGTGTGGAGAAATCGCTTCAGTGAGCAGTTTGCAGTCACAGTTTTCAGATTTACAATTCAGCAATTTAAAAGTTTTACAATTTGGCCGTTTATATGGATAAACAGAAACTACTTCCTTTTTATAATAAAAATACAATAGAAGCCGGTTGCGACGAGGCGGGGCGCGGTTGTTTGGCAGGGCCCGTATTTGCTGCTGCGGTAATTCTTCCGGCAGACTTTGAGAATGAGCTGCTGAACGATTCAAAAAAACTGACCGAAAAACAACGTTATCAGCTACGTCCGATTGTTGAAGAACAAGCTGTGGCATGGGCAGTAGTAGCTGTTGACAACAACGAAATTGATGAGGTGGATATTCTGAATGCTTCTTTCTTGGCCATGAACAGGGCGGTTGAAAAGCTTGATACGAATCCGGAGCATTTGCTGATCGATGGTAACCGGTTCCGGACGAAAAGCAAAATTCCCTACACCTGCATGATAAAGGGCGACGGACGATTTTATTCCATTGCTGCGGCATCAATTTTGGCAAAAACCTATCGCGATGATTATATGGCAAAAATCCATGAGGAATTTCCACAATTCGACTGGAACAAAAACAAAGGATATCCTACAAAAGCACATCGCGCTGCCATAAAAAAACATGGCCCAACTAAGTATCATCGAATGACTTTTCGCTTGTTGGATGAACAACTTTCGCTTGATTTATAGTTGATTGCAGAACTTTTGCTTCGTTCACGCTAGTGATAGTCTGACTCAGAGTCATACTATCACTTTAATTTCAAAAAATATTTTAACCCTCAGGCAACGTTTTGGATATTCCTTGCATTTTAAAGTTGAAAGCAAACAAATTAAGTGCAACTCGAAAAGATAATTCATAAAGTAAAAAAGGGCGACCGGCGAGCTCAAAAGCTGCTGTTCGATAAATATGTCGACAGGTTGTTTGTTGTTGCACGGCGCTATGCTGTTAATGAAGAGTTGGCAGAGGAGGCACTTTTTCAGGCTTTTATGAAGATTTACACCAAGTTGCCTGATTTTGAATACATCAATGAGCCGGCATTGGTGGGATGGTTAACACGCATTGTTGTTAACCAAACCCTGATGGACAGGCGCAAAGAACTGAGCACGCTTTATAAAGTGGAAACGTTGGATGAAGAACGACACGATGCCGCCAGTTTTGAAGAAATGGATGACGGAGCGCTGCTGGAGCTGGTAAACGATTTGCCGGATGGATACCGAACCGTGTTTTTAATGAATGCTGTTGATGGTTACGCACATAACGAGATTGCCCAAGTGTTGGGAATTTCGGAGAGCACATCGCGGTCGCAATTTTTTAAAGCACGCAAATTTTTACAAAAAAAACTCGCACAGGATTATGGACAATCTGGAACATAGGATAAAAAAGGCTTTCGACACAAGCGATAGAAAAACATCGTTCGTCGGAAAGGAGCAGATGTGGGACCGGCTCGATTCCGAGTTTCACGGAAGAAAAGGAGTGGCTGCATTCTGGAGAATTGCTGCGGTTTTTCTGGGTTTATTGCTAACGCTGGGCGTTGTAGCTTCGTTAAACAACCGGGCAGATCAACGGGCTGAAATGAAAAATGTAAAGCACGAAATTACGCGATTGCAACTATTGGTCGATTCCCTGCAAACTATGCCAACACAAGTAAGAACCGAGGTTCAAGTGGTTGAAAAGGAAAAAGTGGTTTACCGCGACAGAGTGGTGGAAAACAAAGTTACGGATGAAACAATTAAATGGCAGCAGAATTATCAGCAGGTCATGGATTCATTACAAACATTGCAAAATAAAAATGCGGCCTATCAAATCGAAATTGAGACATTGAATGAAGAACTACTCGCTTTAAAAAATCAGGCCGAACCAGAAAGTACAGAGCCTTCTCAACCTGCAAATCCTTTTGAACTAAAAAGCGAGCGTGTAGAGTTGGGCCCTCAGCAAAAGCCATCGGTAAAATCGCCTGAGATGGAAATGAAAGTCTTCCAAAAAAACTTTATCGAGAACCGGAATAACCTCAACAGTACAATATTCAAAAAGTAAACAACAATTATCAATAAAAGACCATGAAAACAATTATTTCAATTTTTCTTTTTCTTAGCCTGACGCTTTCTGCATCGGCCATGGATGGCTATTTTAAAGCCGACACCGTGCGCTACAAATTTGACAAGATGCTGATTGAGGTGGCCAGCACCGATGCGCTGAAAAAAACACCACACAAAATGAGCATGCAGGGCAGGGTAGAGCAGATTCAAAAGGTGCTTGCCGAAATGACCGTTGTTCCGCCGGCCGATGATGAAATGATCACCATTGCATTTCGCGATCAGGGCGAAGATATGTGGGTTTGGAATTTCAAAGAGATTGAACTGTCGCGTAGCAAACGAAACACTAAAAGCCTGGTGGTTTTCGACGATGGAACTACTTTTGAAAAAGACTTTGGCCGCTACTGTATTTTCTTTTCTTATCGTGCCATGGAAATGAAAATCTATGTCGATGATCTGGAGGATCTTGACTTTTTCCTCTCTGAGGAATTTGATAAGAAAGTACAACAATCTGAAGATTTCCTGAAAAAAGAATTTGGCGAGAATTACAAGAAAGGGATTATTGCCTGGCTCGATTTACGTGGCAATGAAGTGAAAGCTAATTATCAGAACAACAGTAAAAATCTTGATATGCTTATCATTTCAGGAGGAATCGGGTCGGGATGGATAAAGAATACTTTTGTTTCCGATATTAATTTCCGACTGGGTGTATCCTTTAGTAAGAAAGGTGTATTCAGGAATCTGTATGCTGTTGATTACAACATGATGTACGATTTTTCAGAGTCGAACGACAACAAATTCTTTGAACTTAATCACTTTGTATCACTGGCCTGGGAACACAACTTTTCGGATGTTACCGGCCAGGATAAATGGTATGGATTTTCAGTGGGTTACCTGGTGAAACGTAATAACGACTTTTTTAAGGATAACACTTTTAGAGTTTCTGTAAACAAGAAGATCAACAATACATTTATGATTAAACCTGAACTTTATTTTAACGACTTCTTTAAAAATGTATATCCGGGCATCCGTTTGTCGGTGGCATTTTAAAAAACAAAAAACAACAAATGAAGGGGTGATCGATGGTCACCCTTTTTATGATGCAATATTTTCGCCCACTTTAACGGTGGTTTCCAAGCCTTTTTTTGTGTTTTCAATCAGATCGGCAGCAAACGTAATCGTTCCTTTTTCGAAAAGTAAAACCAGTGTTGATCCGCCAAAAGCAAAGTAACCTTTTTCATCTCCTTTATTCACGGAGGTGTGTGCCTGGTATG comes from uncultured Draconibacterium sp. and encodes:
- a CDS encoding XRE family transcriptional regulator — encoded protein: MKNHKSVGKKIKEYREFRQISRSDLALQANLDEVQLQLIEEKGNVPSLGVLIKISRALGVRIGTFLDDQETVGPALVNAGQAEESLSFSTTDESSREHLNFFSLAQAKSGRHMEPFLVEIEPAEESDYKLSSHEGEEFIYVLEGSIEINYGKEVYVLKKGDTIYLDSVVSHNIHAAGDQGAKMLAVIYTPI
- a CDS encoding AMP-binding protein translates to MQLIDYTLGSILEKWAFETPDKDFIVYPDRDLRFTYKEFNERVDRLAKGLLYIGIKPGDKVGIWAKNVPDWTTLMFATAKIGAVLVTVNTNYKLTEVGYLLKNADINTLFIVDGYRDSDYVEMLFELVPELKTQARGKLTSDEFPKLKSVGFIGQQKHRGMYNTDELILLGDHIDDLELESVKVAVNCHDVVNMQYTSGTTGFPKGVMLTHHNILNNGFATGECMKYTEDDRLLVCVPLFHCFGCVLAVCAIVTHGATMVFTEDFDPLLVLASVQKEKCTALYGVPTMFIAELNHPMFDMFDLSSLRTGIMAGALCPIETMRQVMDKMNMKDIIIVYGLTESSPGMTATRTHNSVEVRATTVGFEFPNVEVKIVNPETGEECSAEEQGEICCRGYNVMKGYYNNPEETAKAIDKDGWLHSGDLAVKTKDGFYRITGRIKDMIVRGGENIYPREIENYLYQLPQIEAVEVAGVPSPKYGEAVGAFIKLKQGESLTEEEVVDFCRGKIARFKIPKYIFFVDGFPMTASGKIQKYKLSEMSVALCKEQGVEIV
- the pyrH gene encoding UMP kinase, translated to MAKYKRILLKLSGESLMGDQQYGIDQNRLADYAEEIASIVKSGVQVGIVIGGGNIFRGLSGAAKGFDRVKGDQMGMLATVINSLALNSALVNQGLKSKVLTAIRMEPVGEYYSKDRAIEALQNGEVVIISGGTGNPYFTTDTASALRGIEIEADIMFKGTRVDGIYTADPEKDKTATKFEKISFDEIYNRNLRIMDLTATTLCKENNLPIYVFNMDQKGNLQRVMSGEDIGTLVYI
- the frr gene encoding ribosome recycling factor, coding for MQEEVDFVLDICKEKMEAAIAHLEKELVHIRAGKASPTMLDGVHVEYYGSQTPLNQVSNVSTPDARTIAVQPWEKNLIPEIEKAIINANLGLNPDNNGEIIRINIPVLTEERRKSLVKQAHQEGENAKVSVRGARKESNDSLKKLQKEGLSEDIEKDAEAEVQKMTDDYGKKIDALVKAKEEDIMTI
- a CDS encoding DUF3267 domain-containing protein, which encodes MSRSNPSIEELNSSDEYELFAELEHREVKTFVIEQLGKGGWLVTSYMCYQIAMILIGLFLLTRTIVLCFNGICQPLWYSLATIVFCLSVLIVIHELIHGIVIKLSGAPKVNYGAYFKKFMFFAEADRFVLNRRQFTLIALAPLVVVKLITLCGVVIFFQQPAFYAFALVMCIHSLFCAGDIGLLSVFHSKSSEIYTYDICSERKSYYFRKK
- a CDS encoding oligosaccharide flippase family protein: MKRKFVTNLILLLFLNLLIKPIWIFGIDRTVQNTVGDETFGLYFALFNFSMLLNILLDVGITNYNNRNIAQHNFLLPKHLSNIIGLKLLLAFVYAIFSLGIAAIIGYNKIQFHLLFFLIFNQFLISFTLYLRSNLSALHLFRTDSLISVLDRSIMLVICSILLFTSWTNIRFSINWYVYVQTIAYVLTALTTFIVVLAKSGRIKVRFDLSFFRVFLKKSYPYALLILLMSFYNRIDSVMLERLLPHPVGKEQAGIYAHSFRLLDAVSMFGLLFAGLLLPIFAKMLKQKERVGQMVQLSFTLLIVPAIIIAISCIFYDTEIMATLYTSSTEHSSGILGILMTGFIGIAFTYIFGTLLTANGSMKQLNIMAFCGMVLNVVLNLMLIPKFMAYGSAYASLATQLFTGLAQFVLAMIVFNLRPKITYIIQLLLFTGVVILAGFLSKQIDNWFYGYLMMLTGSVILAILFKLFNLKDLYHIIRYEQE
- a CDS encoding glycosyltransferase family 1 protein, producing MVIAVNTRLLLKGKLEGIGWFTYETLKRMTINHPEHEFIFIFDRPYSKDYVFAENVTPVVVGPPTRHPVLWYLWFEYQIPKILKKYKADLFLSPDGYLSQRTKVPQLGVIHDINFVHRPDDLPWLKAKYYNHYFPRFAQLAKRIATVSFYSKEDITRSFKVDYDKIDVVYDGINQIFEPISDEEKVKVRSMFTKGAEYFLFVGALHPRKNVCGLLKAFDAFKSVYNDETKLVVVGGEMHKTGEIFETFENMRHKDDVVFTGRVSTADLHDIFGAALALTFVPFFEGFGIPIVEAMSAGIPVICSNTTSIPEVGGNAVLYADPLKIDQITDAMIRIRKDDALRGKLVEKGFIQKNKFSWDETARLLWMSVEKSLQ
- a CDS encoding ribonuclease HII; its protein translation is MDKQKLLPFYNKNTIEAGCDEAGRGCLAGPVFAAAVILPADFENELLNDSKKLTEKQRYQLRPIVEEQAVAWAVVAVDNNEIDEVDILNASFLAMNRAVEKLDTNPEHLLIDGNRFRTKSKIPYTCMIKGDGRFYSIAAASILAKTYRDDYMAKIHEEFPQFDWNKNKGYPTKAHRAAIKKHGPTKYHRMTFRLLDEQLSLDL
- a CDS encoding sigma-70 family RNA polymerase sigma factor — translated: MQLEKIIHKVKKGDRRAQKLLFDKYVDRLFVVARRYAVNEELAEEALFQAFMKIYTKLPDFEYINEPALVGWLTRIVVNQTLMDRRKELSTLYKVETLDEERHDAASFEEMDDGALLELVNDLPDGYRTVFLMNAVDGYAHNEIAQVLGISESTSRSQFFKARKFLQKKLAQDYGQSGT